One Rattus norvegicus strain BN/NHsdMcwi chromosome 20, GRCr8, whole genome shotgun sequence DNA segment encodes these proteins:
- the Tube1 gene encoding tubulin epsilon chain, protein MTQSVVVQVGQCGNQIGCCFWDLALREHAAVNQKGIYDDAISSFFRNVDTRAVGDCGSISKGRISSLKARAVLIDMEEGVVNEILQGPLRDVFDSKQLITDISGSGNNWAVGHKVFGSLYREQILEKLRKSAEHCDCLQCFFIIHSMGGGTGSGLGTFLLKVLEDEFPEVYRFVTAVYPSSEDDVITSPYNSMLAMKELSEHADCVLPIDNQSLFDIISKIDLVVNSGKLGSAVKPKSLITSNTGPVKKRHKKPFDAMNNIVANLLLSLTSSARFEGSLNMDLNEISMNLVPFPQLHYLVSSLTPLYTLADVNIPPRRLDQMFSDAFSKGHQLLQADPRHGLYLACALIVRGEVQISDLRRNIERLKPALQFVSWNQEGWKTSLCSVPPVGHPHSLLALANNTCVKPTFLELRERFMRLYKKKAHLHHYLQVDGMEESTFTEAVSSLSALIQEYSDLDATKSMPVPDVPRLSVAS, encoded by the exons ATGACCCAGTCGGTGGTCGTACAGG TCGGACAGTGCGGGAACCAGATCGGCTGCTGCTTCTGGGACCTGGCACTGAGGGAGCATGCCGCGGTCAACCAG AAAGGAATTTATGACGATGCAATAAGCAGCTTCTTCAGGAATGTGGATACCAG AGCGGTTGGGGATTGTGGCAGCATTTCCAAAGGAAGGATATCCTCTTTGAAAGCACGG GCTGTTTTGATTGACATGGAAGAAGGAGTGGTGAATGAAATTCTCCAGGGCCCACTGAGGGACGTGTTTGATAGCAAACAGCTCATCACAGACATCTCTGGCTCAGGAAATAACTG GGCTGTGGGTCACAAAGTTTTTGGAAGTCTTTACCGGGAACAGATTCTAGAGAAACTCCGGAAGTCGGCAGAGCACTGCGATTGCCTACAGTGCTTCTTCATCATCCACTCCATGGGAGGAG GAACAGGCTCTGGACTTGGCACATTTCTGTTAAAGGTGCTTGAAGACGAGTTCCCAGAAGTGTACCGGTTTGTGACAGCGGTTTACCCTTCCAGCGAGGACGATGTCATCACCTCGCCTTACAACAGCATGTTGGCCATGAAGGAGCTCAGTGAGCACGCTGACTGCGTGCTACCCATCGACAACCAA TCTTTATTTGACATCATTAGCAAAATCGATCTTGTGGTAAATTCTGGAAAGTTGGGCTCAGCTGTGAAGCCTAAGAGTCTCATTACTTCGAACACGGGGCCCGTTAAAAAGCGCCACAAGAAACCCTTCGACGCCATGAACAACATTGTGGCGAATCTGCTCCTCAGCCTGACAAG CTCTGCGAGGTTCGAGGGCTCCCTGAATATGGACCTGAATGAGATCAGCATGAACTTGGTGCCCTTCCCACAGCTTCATTATCTCGTGTCGAGCCTGACACCGCTGTACACGCTGGCGGATGTTAACATTCCTCCCCGGAG ATTGGATCAGATGTTTTCAGACGCCTTTAGTAAAGGCCACCAGCTCCTCCAAGCAGACCCCAGACATGGTCTCTACCTCGCCTGTGCTCTCATCGTTAGAGGGGAGGTACAGATTTCCGATCTCCGCAGAAACATTGAaag ATTAAAGCCCGCCCTGCAGTTTGTGTCCTGGAATCAGGAAGGCTGGAAGACAAGCCTGTgctctgtccctcctgtgggccacCCGCATTCACTGTTAGCTCTGGCGAATAACACATGTGTGAAGCCGACCTTCCTGGAGCTGAGAGAGAGGTTCATGCGGCTCTACAAGAAGAAG GCTCACCTCCATCACTACCTGCAAGTCGATGGGATGGAGGAAAGCACTTTTACGGAAGCCGTGTCCTCTCTGTCAGCGCTCATACAGGAGTACAGTGACCTGGATGCCACAAAGAGCATGCCTGTGCCAGATGTGCCCAGGCTGAGCGTGGCCTCGTGA
- the Tube1 gene encoding tubulin epsilon chain isoform X1: MEEGVVNEILQGPLRDVFDSKQLITDISGSGNNWAVGHKVFGSLYREQILEKLRKSAEHCDCLQCFFIIHSMGGGTGSGLGTFLLKVLEDEFPEVYRFVTAVYPSSEDDVITSPYNSMLAMKELSEHADCVLPIDNQSLFDIISKIDLVVNSGKLGSAVKPKSLITSNTGPVKKRHKKPFDAMNNIVANLLLSLTSSARFEGSLNMDLNEISMNLVPFPQLHYLVSSLTPLYTLADVNIPPRRLDQMFSDAFSKGHQLLQADPRHGLYLACALIVRGEVQISDLRRNIERLKPALQFVSWNQEGWKTSLCSVPPVGHPHSLLALANNTCVKPTFLELRERFMRLYKKKAHLHHYLQVDGMEESTFTEAVSSLSALIQEYSDLDATKSMPVPDVPRLSVAS, encoded by the exons ATGGAAGAAGGAGTGGTGAATGAAATTCTCCAGGGCCCACTGAGGGACGTGTTTGATAGCAAACAGCTCATCACAGACATCTCTGGCTCAGGAAATAACTG GGCTGTGGGTCACAAAGTTTTTGGAAGTCTTTACCGGGAACAGATTCTAGAGAAACTCCGGAAGTCGGCAGAGCACTGCGATTGCCTACAGTGCTTCTTCATCATCCACTCCATGGGAGGAG GAACAGGCTCTGGACTTGGCACATTTCTGTTAAAGGTGCTTGAAGACGAGTTCCCAGAAGTGTACCGGTTTGTGACAGCGGTTTACCCTTCCAGCGAGGACGATGTCATCACCTCGCCTTACAACAGCATGTTGGCCATGAAGGAGCTCAGTGAGCACGCTGACTGCGTGCTACCCATCGACAACCAA TCTTTATTTGACATCATTAGCAAAATCGATCTTGTGGTAAATTCTGGAAAGTTGGGCTCAGCTGTGAAGCCTAAGAGTCTCATTACTTCGAACACGGGGCCCGTTAAAAAGCGCCACAAGAAACCCTTCGACGCCATGAACAACATTGTGGCGAATCTGCTCCTCAGCCTGACAAG CTCTGCGAGGTTCGAGGGCTCCCTGAATATGGACCTGAATGAGATCAGCATGAACTTGGTGCCCTTCCCACAGCTTCATTATCTCGTGTCGAGCCTGACACCGCTGTACACGCTGGCGGATGTTAACATTCCTCCCCGGAG ATTGGATCAGATGTTTTCAGACGCCTTTAGTAAAGGCCACCAGCTCCTCCAAGCAGACCCCAGACATGGTCTCTACCTCGCCTGTGCTCTCATCGTTAGAGGGGAGGTACAGATTTCCGATCTCCGCAGAAACATTGAaag ATTAAAGCCCGCCCTGCAGTTTGTGTCCTGGAATCAGGAAGGCTGGAAGACAAGCCTGTgctctgtccctcctgtgggccacCCGCATTCACTGTTAGCTCTGGCGAATAACACATGTGTGAAGCCGACCTTCCTGGAGCTGAGAGAGAGGTTCATGCGGCTCTACAAGAAGAAG GCTCACCTCCATCACTACCTGCAAGTCGATGGGATGGAGGAAAGCACTTTTACGGAAGCCGTGTCCTCTCTGTCAGCGCTCATACAGGAGTACAGTGACCTGGATGCCACAAAGAGCATGCCTGTGCCAGATGTGCCCAGGCTGAGCGTGGCCTCGTGA